In Papio anubis isolate 15944 chromosome 20, Panubis1.0, whole genome shotgun sequence, the genomic window AGCATGGGGATGACTACCCCACACATTAGGGTGGCTGCCTTGTCCTTCTGGGAGGAGCTGGGGGATGCGGGCTGTAAGTACATAGCAAAGATGGTCCCGTAGAACAGTGACACCACAGTGAGATGTGAGCCACAGGTGGAGAAGGCTTTCCACTTGCCCCGAGCCGAAGGGATCTTAAAGACTGTCCAGAAAATGCGGATGTACGAGAGGAGGATGCAGGAGAGTGGGCTGGTGCCCATGACAATGCCAGAAGCAAAGATCATCAGCTCGTTGGTGTGTGTGTCCGAGCAGGAGAGCTTCAGCAGGGGCATGAGGTCACAGAAGAAGTGGGAGATTTCGGAGCTGGCGCAGAAGGTCAGTTGAACCATGAGGCAGGTGTGTATGAGAGACTGGAGGTTGGTGATCACCCACGATACCCCCAGCAGCAACCCACAGACACGAGGGCACATGAGAACCAAGTAACGCAGTGGATGGACAATGGCCACGAAGCGGTCGATGGCCATTACCGCCAGGAGGAAGCTGTCCATGGTCCCGAACAGGTGGAAGGCATACATCTGGGTGAGGCAGCCCGCAAAGGTGATGGCTCTGCTCTGAGTCTGGATGTTCACTAGCATCTTAGGGACGGTGGTGGAGGATAATAGGATGTCAACAAGTGAGAGGTTGAAGAGGAAGAAGTACATGGGCGTGTGGAGGTGAGAGTCTGTGATGATGGCCAGGATAATGAGGACATTTCCAATGATGGTGACCAGGTATGTGGAGAGGAACATTGTGAAGAGGAGGGTCTGATGCTCTGGCTTTTCTGAGAGTCCCTGAAGAAAGAATTCTGAGATTTCGGTTCGGTTTTCTGGTTCCATGTATGGTCGTTGTCTAGTGGgaacaaaaagggagaaaaaccaCACAGAGCCGGGGGTCAGAGATGCCATTCTGGTCCCAGCTTCCCATGGAAACCTATACTGTTCTGTGAAAATTCCATCAAATCCATCAAATTCCTTTGTGTTCGTTTATCCTCAAGCCATCTTCAGTGGGCTTCTGTTGCTCCTCAAGCCAAGTCCTTCATGCCTGAGACAGTCAGGGTCTCAAGGATCTAACAGAGTCGCTCATAGTCAACGTAGATGTTCTCTATAAACACTTTTGCTTCCTTCAGTGGAGCAAAGcttcatagaaaacaaaacaaaatggcccagcctgtaatcccagcactttgggaggctgaggcgggcagattgcttgaggtcaggagttcgagaccagcctggccaacatggtgaatccccgtctctataaaaatacaaaaaaattcctcaggagtggtggtgggcacctgtaataccagctactctggaggctgaggcaggtgaatagcttgaacccgggaggcaaagtttgcagtgagctgagattgtgccactgcgctctagcctgggctacagagcaagactctgtctcaaacaaaatacaaaaaacaaaaagaaaaaaaaaaaaaagaaaatcaagcagAATCAAACCTCAACAAAAACACTATACAGTAAAGGGAACCTGACcatcttctgtttttccttctcttcctttcctgttatttctccctcttttctttttcctttttcttttttttgagacagagtcttgctctgtcacccaggctggagagcagtggcacgatctcagctcactgcaacctccgcgtcccaggtacaagtgattctcgtgcctcagcctcccaagtagcagggattataggcacgcaccaccccgcctggctactttttgtatttttagtagagacggggtttcactatgttggccagactggtctcaactcccaacctcaagtgatctgcccaccatgggctctcaaagtgctgggattataggcgtgagtcaccacacttggccatctccttcttttctttcctccctcccactctccttcCCTTTCATACTTCCAGCAACGATATATAATTTTAACATCAGTTTTGTGTTAAAAACcgatgaatggataagtaaaatgtggtaggaatatacaatggaatactatttattCAGCcatgagaaaaagaggaaattctaTCATTTACGACTATATAGATGAagttggaggacattatgttacgTGAAATAGCCGGGTACAGAAAGACAGATTCCACGtggtctcacttatatgtggaatttaaaatggtgaatctcatagaagtagagtagaatggtggttaccaggggctgggggagggaggtgggtgtTAGGGAGATAtagatcaaaggatacaaaatttccaTTAGATGGGAGgcataaattcaagagatctattttacagcatagtgactatagttaataacaatgaaTTGTATACTTGAGAAACTCTGAGAGTCGATTTTATGTGTTCTCACTACCAAGAAGTGATAAGTAACAGATGTTCTGAGGCTGATAATGGGCTCATACGTTGAAAATGTCGTAAGTCAgttctggcacagtggctcacgcctgtaatcccagcactttgggaggctgaggcaggtggatcacctgagatcaggagttcgagaacagcctggctaacatggtgaaatcccgtctctactgaaaatacaaaattatgtaggtgttgtggttcatgcctgtaatcccagctacttggggggctgaagcaggagactcgcttgaacttgggaggcagaagttgcagtgggctgagattgtcccactgcactccagccttggcaacgagagtgcaactctgtctcaaaaaaaaaaaaaaaaaaaaagaaatatatatatatatatatcaatatcataagtcaaaaatgcattgaacatacctaacctaccaaacatcacagcttagcctagcccaccttaaatgtgctcagaacacttacgtTAGCCTACAGTTAGGCAAAATCGTCTAATACAAgatctatttaatttaatttaatttattttgagagagggtctcactctgtcacccaggctgcagtgcagtggcacaatcacggctcactgcagcccataCCTCGTGTGCTCAGgtgtttctcccacctcagcctgcctagtagctgggacaggtgtttttattttgctctcaGCAATGATGATATCTGTAATGGGTTAAACCTTCTTAGgagccagtttctttctttttttcccccgcTATTGGCTGCTCagcatggtttttattttatttcattttataattttattttaagttccaggatacatatgcaggacatgcaggtttgttacataggtaaatgtgtgccatggtggtttgctgcacccgtcaacccatcacctggtattaagcccagcacacattagctgtttatcctgatgaggagccagtttctttctttttcttttctttcctttctcctttccctttctttcctttctttttttttgagatgaagtctcactctgtcactcaggctggagtgcagtggtgtgatcttggctcactgcaacctccgcctcctgggttcaagcgattctcttgcctcagcctcctgagtagctgggacgacaggtgtgtgccacgcctggctaatttttgtatttttagtagagatggggtttcatcatattggccagactggtcttgaactcctgacctcacgttcTGCCcggcttggcctctcaaagtgctaggattacaggtgcgagccactgcggccagccaGGAGCCAGTTTCTTAATGCATAGGTCTCACAATAACTGCCACAGGGAGACTGTGTTAGCTACAATTTATAGTGAGCAGACTGGGGCTGAGCGAGCTGCCAGGGGCACTCAGCTTGCAAGTGCCTGATCTTGCCTTTgaatttagatttattttcacTCTCTCATACTCCCTTTCCACCCTAAGAATGGCCACTCTCACCTCTTTATGAGGCATTTCGAAGCTAAACTCTGTGCTATCAACACGTGCAAGGGAAAAATATTCAACTACAAGCATTTACAcgtgtttctttttgagacagagtctcactctgtcacccaggctagagtacagtggcaccatctcggctcactgcaacctctgtctcctgggctcaagtgattcttgcgcctcagccacccaaatagctgggattacaggtgcgcaccaccatgcctgactaatttttgtatttttagtagagacggggtttcgccatgttggccaggctggtcttgaactcctgacctcgtgatctgcccgccttggcctcccaaagtgctgagattacaggtgtgagccattgcgcccggccaatGAAAGGGGTTTTTAAGGAAGGTTAGCAGCATAATCTCCTTGGTAACCCCAAGAGACCTTCAGCAAAGCCCTATGTTactttttgaggttttttgtgtTGGATTTGAGGTTTTTGCAGTGCGATGCTTGGTTTTCCCTAGGCTGGATAG contains:
- the LOC101002343 gene encoding olfactory receptor 1I1, giving the protein MASLTPGSVWFFSLFVPTRQRPYMEPENRTEISEFFLQGLSEKPEHQTLLFTMFLSTYLVTIIGNVLIILAIITDSHLHTPMYFFLFNLSLVDILLSSTTVPKMLVNIQTQSRAITFAGCLTQMYAFHLFGTMDSFLLAVMAIDRFVAIVHPLRYLVLMCPRVCGLLLGVSWVITNLQSLIHTCLMVQLTFCASSEISHFFCDLMPLLKLSCSDTHTNELMIFASGIVMGTSPLSCILLSYIRIFWTVFKIPSARGKWKAFSTCGSHLTVVSLFYGTIFAMYLQPASPSSSQKDKAATLMCGVVIPMLNPFIYSLRNKDVKAALGKLIGKVAIPCPRPEQFLDVYHVPGSLLGARDREMHPIPYPRGVQSLGGNRDTE